Proteins encoded in a region of the Plasmodium falciparum 3D7 genome assembly, chromosome: 1 genome:
- a CDS encoding photosensitized INA-labeled protein PHIL1 gives MLSSISPKRYSFDKQGNIKEIDFLSCKSVILPEQHLNAKDNFICTTSILPNFYETPPDKASKLKMTQENNIDKANMGTNVYVQRTSSLSNMNVLQYADEVHNNLQDSNVHEINEPLIFADVNQYCGDANTQGIDPGVVAVSNALFAYNSAFQSIPIKSSPNVFKRRSKGEANSEWSNAFVTRVDPYECTDPEEEFKPYEVTKYYDEGKVKTVFNFDQENYNQDM, from the coding sequence ATGCTTTCTTCCATATCACCAAAAAGATATAGTTTTGATAAACaaggaaatataaaagaaattgaTTTTTTAAGTTGCAAAAGTGTTATATTACCAGAACAACATTTGAATGCAAAGGACAATTTTATTTGTACAACAAGCATTCTTCCAAATTTTTATGAAACACCACCTGATAAAGCTtctaaattaaaaatgacacaggaaaataatattgataaggCTAATATGGGTACGAATGTATACGTACAAAGAACATCATCATTAAGTAACATGAATGTTCTTCAGTATGCAGATGAAGTACACAACAATTTACAAGATTCAAATGTTCATGAAATAAATGAACCATTAATTTTTGCAGATGTTAATCAATATTGTGGTGATGCAAATACCCAAGGAATTGATCCAGGTGTAGTAGCTGTTTCCAATGCTTTGTTTGCATATAACAGTGCCTTCCAATCTATACCAATTAAAAGTTCTCCAAACGTTTTTAAAAGAAGATCAAAAGGAGAAGCAAATTCAGAATGGAGTAATGCTTTTGTTACTAGAGTAGACCCATATGAATGTACCGACCCAGAAGAAGAATTTAAACCTTATGAAGTTACCAAATATTATGATGAAGGAAAGGTTAAAActgtttttaattttgatCAAGAAAATTATAACCAAGATATGTGA
- a CDS encoding LCCL domain-containing protein, which translates to MLKITCVGLFFYIIKSLFVNTKAPETSLEKITEFRQQHRKTLDGRLCAAAFLHDDQTYTNCTTSLSPDGTSGREWCYVEVQLLGKGSRDWDYCRDSINYDKLRLHAKKVFEEKSLEADRLKDRLHVLNSRVYSMLQKYDSVCGKKHELINSRIEKINEWLDKSSESIMKIENNTNDLNSTKSIIDQLQIDIKEENKNVKQSEENCKNLPGYENEPHSDGLKVSYFNNLFFDGIPIETRIEKDINFLYNSRGPLENISPHKYSIRYEGYIFVPHNGTYTFTIETDCYIRLLVNNKVILTYGLEEVVDMTDENMYHYNQHDMYQYNDGYKLNTPFSFSYPQYSHIKYTLNNDDLSEIIKKNSIPIELLGGEKHKFVLEISHSAHLKYKNEESSSFKLYWKSSRIHQQIIQSHYFFTENIIPPTRFSSLDPDIFELGLVDINQQVYKNNNNWIITNVNTKYVGLHLLKTQEHPTYNNFSLSINTASNLFIASPIDNVFPLSPYKDSLWKVFDTGDIIEIENKGNSNNNNNIIYKKKQFKIKFIPLKNKSELKFYISNNIPFFIFAQQRKIFPTICNGEQQILSSPSNAVFKECEESSSLSKEFNCIAGLSSLHMDKKFHVWRSLNSGIGEYIKVSFNTPVQINKFRFKPRDDVLTWPSEISLLFDDTEIIIPILHTSNIEHNTTKLEHPIITTFVKIEIKDMFLNHNETGGSFELIGNSCNLTNDDYLTHHGATIDINDCHNNTLNNIPDVLPLIHGDKFLITCDPNCLDNLSGEVYGSDVYSIDSSICKASIHAGVCNIQNKHNCKFLIIINEKQKNYIGTLQNRILSLNQSNNSNLSFTFSPIINPNFSQFYSSYPNSYSIVFKRNDDLNLPNKFLIDYGDVFNNYGSFAYGWNKPITFLNSSSQKKKSYSNGLYSGGIPFPPATASQHCITDLECQTNFWTFQTHENGTYTIQVLVGNLSSDIKQNTFIEVNGLPLIKNIQLEKNEYFVAVKNVHVTSRSLIFTSTCLETDNECANAKTTIMALQILKI; encoded by the exons ATGTTAAAGATAACATGTGTTGgcctttttttttacatcatTAAAAGTCTCTTTGTAAATACAAAAGCTCCTGAAACGTCTCTTGAAAAAATAACAGAGTTTAGGCAACAACATAGAAAAACATTAGATGGAAGATTATGTGCTGCAGCATTTCTTCATGATGATCAGACTTATACAAATTGTACTACTTCTCTATCCCCTGACGGAACAAGCG GAAGAGAATGGTGTTATGTCGAAGTTCAATTACTAGGAAAAGGTTCGCGCGATTGGGATTATTGTAGGGATTCGATAAATTATGACAAGTTAAGGTTGCATGCTAAAAAGGTGTTTGAAGAAAAATCTTTAGAAGCAGACAGACTTAAGGATAGATTACATGTATTGAATAGTAGAGTATATAGTATGTTACAAAAATATGATTCTGTGTGCGGAAAAAAGCATGAACTAATAAATTCCAGGATTGAAAAGATAAATGAATGGTTAGATAAGAGTTCAGAATCTATTATGAAAATAGAAAACAATACTAATGATTTAAATTCAACAAAAAGTATTATTGATCAATTACAAATAGAtattaaagaagaaaataaaaatgtgaaaCAATCTGAAGAAAATTGTAAGAATTTACCAGGATATGAAAATGAACCACATAGTGATGGATTAAAAGtttcttattttaataatctGTTTTTTGATGGTATACCTATAGAAACAAGAATTGAAAaagatattaattttttatataatagtagAGGACCATTAGAAAATATATCACCTCATAAATATTCTATTCGTTATGAAGGGTATATATTTGTTCCACATAATGGGACATATACATTTACTATAGAAACAGATTGTTATATTAGATTATTGGTAAATAATAAAGTTATATTAACTTATGGTTTAGAAGAAGTTGTAGATATGACAGATGAAAATATGTATCATTATAATCAACATGATATGTATCAATATAATGATggatataaattaaatacacctttttctttttcatatccACAATATagtcatataaaatatactttaaataatgatgatttaagtgaaataattaaaaaaaattctataCCTATAGAATTGTTAGGTGGAGAAAAACATAAATTTGTACTAGAAATATCACATTCTGctcatttaaaatataaaaatgaagaatccAGTTCTTTCAAATTATATTGGAAATCCAGTAGAATTCATCAACAAATAATACAaagtcattatttttttacagaaaatattattccaCCCACTAGATTCTCTTCTTTAGATCCTGATATATTTGAACTTGGATTAGTAGATATAAATCAACAagtgtataaaaataataataattggaTTATAACAAATGTTAATACAAAGTATGTAGGTTTACATCTTTTAAAAACACAAGAACATCCTACATATAATAACTTCTCTCTATCTATTAATACAGCATCAAATTTATTTATCGCTTCGCCTATAGATAATGTATTTCCATTAAGTCCCTACAAAGATTCTTTGTGGAAAGTATTCGATACGGGTGATATTAtagaaatagaaaataaaggtaatagtaataataataataatataatctataaaaagaaacagtttaaaataaaattcattcctttaaaaaataaatcagaattaaaattttatatatcaaataatattcccttctttatttttgctcaacaaagaaaaatatttccaACGATATGTAATGGGGAACAACAAATTTTGTCATCACCTTCTAATGCTGTATTTAAAGAATGTGAAGAATCATCTTCTTTATCTAAAGAATTTAATTGCATAGCTGGATTAAGTTCTTTGCATATGGATAAAAAATTTCATGTATGGAGATCATTAAATTCAGGTATTGgagaatatattaaagtttcttttaatacaccagtacaaattaataaatttagaTTTAAACCAAGAGATGATGTTTTAACATGGCCATCAGAAATATCATTACTATTTGATGATACCGAAATTATCATCCCAATTTTACATACATCTAATATTGAACATAATACAACCAAACTAGAACATCCAATTATAACAACATTTGTCAAAATAGAAATTAAAGATATGTTTCTTAATCATAATGAAACAGGAGGTTCTTTTGAACTTATTGGGAATTCTTGTAATCTTACTAATGATGATTATTTAACTCATCATGGTGCTACTATAGATATTAATGATTGTCATAATAATACTTTAAACAATATACCTGATGTTCTTCCGTTAATACATGGagataaatttttaataacatgTGATCCAAATTGTTTAGACAACTTATCTGGAGAAGTATATGGTTCAGATGTATATTCTATAGATTCATCTATATGTAAAGCTTCTATTCATGCAGGTGTTTGTAATATccaaaataaacataattgtaaatttttaattataatcaatgaaaaacaaaaaaattatataggtACTTTACAAAATCGTATTTTGTCTTTAAATCAAAGTAATAATTCAAATTTATCTTTTACATTTTCTCCAATAATTAATCCAAACTTTTCTCAATTTTATTCATCATATCCAAATAGTTATTCCATtgtatttaaaagaaatgatGATCTTAATTTACCAAATAAGTTTTTAATAGATTATGGAGatgtttttaataattatggaTCTTTTGCTTACGGATGGAATAAACCAATTACTTTTTTAAACTCTtcatcacaaaaaaaaaaatcttatTCTAATGGTCTCTATTCAGGAGGTATACCATTTCCCCCTGCAACAGCTAGTCAACATTGTATTACCGATTTAGAATGCCAAACGAATTTCTGGACTTTCCAAACTCATGAAAATGGTACATATACTATTCAAGTACTTGTTGGAAATCTTTCATCCGATATTAAACAAAATACATTTATTGAAGTAAACGGATTGCCTTTaatcaaaaatatacaactcgaaaaaaatgaatattttgtTGCAGTTAAAAATGTTCACGTTACAAGTAGGTCTTTGATATTTACATCGACATGTTTGGAAACAGACAACGAATGTGCTAACGCAAAAACGACAATAATGGCACTTCAAATATTGaaaatttaa
- a CDS encoding cleavage and polyadenylation specificity factor subunit 5, putative yields the protein MLSTNISSNLNNTLVNITGRENKGEWLLYPQSNYEFNIDEKLKNKFIIDKEKCKKRINAYNKNGIRNSVLAIILCHRYEYPHLLLLQHIESQKYYLLNGKYKTWEKPKEVLKKKLQKYINKIKDIHFTPAQINKEQEETVEIGDFLGEWWRTQFNSVFLPYLPAHISRPKEYIRLYQVILSPKCIFHLPPGFTLKAIPLFDLNNCGLAISGLSSILSRFKLHCMVQEQDAEN from the coding sequence aTGTTAAGTACAAATATAAGCTCGAATTTGAATAATACACTTGTTAATATAACAGGCCGAGAAAATAAAGGAGAATGGCTATTATATCCTCAATCTAACTATGAGTTTAATATTGATGAGAAgttgaaaaataaatttattatagatAAGGAGAAATGCAAGAAACGTATAAATgcgtataataaaaatggtaTTCGTAATTCAGTATTagcaataatattatgtcaTAGATATGAATATcctcatttattattattacaacatATAGAAAGtcagaaatattatttattgaatgggaaatataaaacatggGAGAAGCCAAAAgaagtattaaaaaaaaaattacaaaaatatattaacaaaattaaagatatacattttacaccagcacaaataaataaagaacaaGAAGAGACAGTTGAAATTGGAGATTTTTTAGGAGAATGGTGGAGAACACAATTCAATTCGGTTTTCTTACCATACTTGCCGGCACATATAAGTAGACCAAAAGAATATATCCGATTATATCAAGTAATCTTATCACCTAAATGTATTTTCCATTTACCTCCTGGATTTACTTTAAAAGCCATACCACTTTTTGATTTAAATAATTGTGGATTGGCAATTAGTGGACTCTCAAGTATACTTTCAAGATTTAAATTACATTGTATGGTACAAGAACAAGATGCcgaaaattaa
- a CDS encoding fatty acid elongation protein, GNS1/SUR4 family, putative, with the protein MITNIITKTNDEYFMEIIGHIRNYPKRPIFFIEEIYPFLNYISFKWERDFKPFDFIQFVHNKYFICPLIVIIYLLFCKYGNILMRDKKALNLKRTISIWNFVLSFFNLLVTIKLYPVLIYIIYHYSLTGLLIIPPIYTCGFGTVGLWICFFIISKYFELIDTLFLILKKKEITFLHWFHHSTVLLYTWDTYYEEIPVGFIFICINAFVHSIMYFYYFLASCYNKKFKWSIIVTLIQICQMFLGVLLTSYCLYISYIYTYNNKWTVSFVHKLKNNVTFQYGHYISRKNIILASLMYISYLYLFINYFFHRYIISYLMKKKKKT; encoded by the exons atgatcacaaatattataacaaaaacAAATGATGAGTATTTTATGGAGATAATAGGACATATAAGAAATTACCCTAAGAGACCAATATTTTTCATAGAAGAAATATATCCTTTTCTTAATTATATCTCCTTTAAATG GGAGAGAGATTTCAAACCTTTTGACTTTATCCAATTTGTTCATAAcaaatatttcatatgtcctttgatagtaataatttatttattattttgtaaatatggGAATATTCTAATGAGAGATAAAAAGGCGTTGAATTTGAAAAGAACTATATCCATATGGaattttgttttatcattttttaatttgttagTAACAATAAAATTGTATcctgtattaatatatatcatatatcattattcttTGACAGGTTTATTAATTATTCCTCCGATATATACGTGTGGATTTGGTACAGTTGGATTATggatatgtttttttattatatcaaaatattttgaGTTAATCGatactttatttttaattttaaaaaagaaagaaataacaTTTTTACATTGGTTTCATCATTCAactgttttattatatacatggGATACATATTATGAAGAAATACCTGTTgggtttatttttatttgtattaatgCGTTTGTTCATAGCATTAtgtacttttattattttttggctagttgttataataaaaaatttaaatggaGTATTATTGTTACACTTATACAAATTTGCCAAATGTTTTTAGGTGTTTTATTAACTAGTTATTGTctttatatatcttatatatatacatataataataaatggaCAGTTTCCTTTGTtcacaaattaaaaaataatgttacCTTTCAATATGGACATTATATatcaagaaaaaatattatattggcttcacttatgtatatatcatatttatatttatttataaattacttttttcacagatatataatttcatatcttatgaaaaaaaaaaaaaaaacatga
- a CDS encoding tubulin-specific chaperone a, putative: MEYMALELKLLKINHGAVRRLLKELIFYEEEEKELRSKLNTLKDENKGENEIKRAKDILEETVKVVPHINSSLQKSLKKLYETVYEKFPDILEINDKKVGISKKCTEEELKELFKTNYEEFRNEINIINQTLENVFLHIKDATLPSSKKSVISEPVLYQMEECIDI; this comes from the exons ATGGAATATATGGCATTGGAATTAAAACTTTTGAAAATTAATCATGGAGCTGTGAGGAGACTCTTGAAGGAATTAATATTCTACGAAGAGGAAGAAAAGGAATTAAGAAGTAAATTGAACACCCTTAAg GATGAGAATAAGGGTGAAAACGAAATAAAGAGGGCAAAAGATATTTTAGAAGAAACTGTAAAAGTAGTACCACATATAAATAGTTCTTTACAAAAAAGCTTGAAAAAGTTATATGAAACAGTTTATGAAAAATTTCCAGACATCCTGGAAATCAATGACAAAAAAGTTGGCatttcaaaaaaatgtacagaagaagaattaaaagaattatttaaaacaaaCTATGAAGAATTTCGTaatgaaattaatattattaatcaaACATTAGAAAATGTGTTTCTACATATTAAAGATGCAACCTTACCATCATCCAAAAAATCTGTTATAAGTGAACCAGTCTTATATCAAATGGAAGAATGCATTGATAtttaa
- a CDS encoding N-acetyltransferase, GNAT family, putative — MASYQYFSYIDLYKVNNVNLDPFTEVFNDKFYLRYIYKWPHMNIITKEIDDHTSGYILGKEEGFGQDYHGHVTALSIEEDSRRTGKGVDLMTEFEKITQIIHKGNFVDLFVRVSNNPAINMYKKLGYVINEEINNYYCGNESALDMRKYLDITNS; from the exons atggctAGTTATCAATATTTTAGCTATATAGATTTATATAAAGTGAACAATGTGAATTTAGATCCCTTTACAGAAGTATTTAatgataaattttatttgagatatatttataaatggcCTCATATGAATATCATAACAAAAGAAATAGATGATCACACAAGTGGATATATTTTAG ggAAGGAGGAAGGGTTTGGACAAGATTATCATGGTCATGTGACTGCTTTATCCATTGAAGAGGACAGCAGACGAACGGGCAAAGGAGTTGATTTAATGACCGAATTTGAAAAGATAACccaaataatacataaagGAAATTTTGTAGATTTATTTGTTCGAGTTTCTAACAACCCAgctataaatatgtataaaaaattaggTTATGTAATTAATGaggaaattaataattattattgtggTAATGAAAGTGCTCTTGATATGAGGAAATATCTAGACATAACAAATTCATga
- a CDS encoding cold-shock protein, putative translates to MLRRKIHIHFNSYKKHFFSQLINKEKHDKITGNVIMFDKRKGYGFIKPNDGGPDIFVHYTDICQSRTFEVTNEEKKKLAWNANMDITQKKEEYNFEYDNNNNNNNNKHNKKKEEIKKEFKYLVPGERVKFSVIYDEKSNSSKAINVDYID, encoded by the exons ATGCTTAGAAGAAAAATTCACATTCATTTTAATAGttataaaaaacattttttttctcaattaataaataaagaaaaacatgATAAAATAACAGGAAATGTTATCATGTTCGATAAGAGGAAAGGTTATGGTTTTATAA aaCCGAACGACGGAGGGCCAGACATTTTCGTACATTATACTGACATTTGTCAAA GTAGAACTTTTGAAGTTACGaatgaagagaaaaaaaaattagcaTGGAATGCAAATATGGATATAACGCAAAAGAAGGAGgaatataattttgaatatgataataataataataataataataataaacataataaaaaaaaagaagaaattaaaaaagaatttaaatatttggTACCAGGAGAAAGAGTAAAATTTTCCGTAATATACGATGAAAAAAGTAATTCAAGTAAAGCTATAAATGTTGACTATATAGATTAA
- a CDS encoding rRNA biogenesis protein RRP36, putative, giving the protein MEGQHKEKNTKIKKSKKPLVVSNRKPFNVFEKKKSAKPLVRDPRFSDFSGSFNANFFRNAYKFLYDSREQEKKIIEKKLKSKNITQEEKDELKKKYNDYKSTDILLKKKEEERKLKAELVKQEKQNILTKNKKPYYYSDRKIKKIVQEKLSSNKSLKKVIKKEKKTLQKERKRNIIPTRRNMD; this is encoded by the exons ATGGAAGGACAgcataaagaaaaaaatacaaaaataaaaaaaagtaaaaaaccGTTAGTTGTTAGTAATAGAAAACCATTCAAcgtttttgaaaaaaaaaaaagtgcaAAGCCGCTCGTAAGAGATCCTCGTTTTTCTGATTTTTCAg GATCGTTCAATGCGAACTTTTTTAGAAATGCATACAAGTTTTTATACGACTCAAGAGAACAAGAAAAGAAgattatagaaaaaaaattaaaaagcaAAAATATAACACAAGAAGAAAAGGacgaattaaaaaaaaaatacaatgattataaaagcactgatatattattaaaaaaaaaagaagaagaaaggaAATTAAAAGCAGAATTAGTAAAACaggaaaaacaaaatattctaaccaaaaataaaaaaccttattattatagtgatagaaaaattaaaaaaatagttCAAGAAAAATTGTCGAGTAATAAGAGTTTAAAgaaagttataaaaaaagaaaaaaaaacattgcAAAAAGAGAGAAAGAGAAACATCATACCAACAAGAAGAAATATggattaa